The following DNA comes from Peribacillus sp. FSL E2-0218.
TTACTGTGCTACTGCACCCGTTGAATCATCTGGAGTCATTCAATATGCCAATGAATTCTGGCCAGGCCTATATGATATATCCAAGGAACAACTAACGACAACGGGAATTCTAGCAGCGACTGTCCTAATGGTATTTTTTGTTGTGGTGAATTATTTTGGAGTCAAATTATTTGCAGTCACGAACACTATTATTACCACTATTAAATTTTTAGTACCTGTCCTAACCATCATTGCTTTTTTTATGACAGGTTTTCATGAAGAGAATTATACAAGTCATGGATTTGCCCCCAATGGATATGGCGCAGGATTAAGCGCAATCTTAACTAGCGGTATATTTTTTGCTTATACCGGATTTGGGAATGTCGTAATGATGAGTGGCGAGGTGGTAAACCCGAGGCGGAATATTCCGCTTGCTCTTATCACATCGCTAGGAGTCTCAGCCATTTTATATGCTTTACTTCAAATCGTTTTTATAGGGGCCGTGCCTCCTGAAATGCTGGCTAATGGTTGGAGCGGAATTAAATTCGACTCTCCATTTGCGAATTTAGCACTTATGGCGAATATGGTTTGGTTGTCTTGGACCATAACAGCAGACGCAATGATTTCACCAACCGGATCAGCGCTAGCCTATACTGCTGGAACTTCAAGACATGTCTTTGGGATGGCTAAAAGTCGATTCCTCCCATCTTATTTCGGAACGATCAATAAAAAATTTGGAGTTCCAACACGTGCACTTACCCTCAATTTTCTTATTGGGCTGCTTTTCTTATTTCCTTTAAAGAGTTGGACTGCCATTGTAGCCATTGTCGGATCAATCGGTATTTTCAAATATGCTTCAGCATGCGTCACAGTAATGGTGTTTCGTAAGGTTGGTTTAACCAAAGACAACGGTATCCCCGGCATGAATTTCATTGCTCCTTTAGCTTTTGTTTTTGCCACTCTTCTTATTTATTGGACAAATTGGAGTAGGATTCAACTTGCCATTTGGGGATTAGCGATTGGAATTGTCGGATATTTAATCACTCATTTTATCAATAAACATAAATCGATAGAAATCATCGGTGGAATCTATCTTGTTATTTATATTTTGATGCTCGTCGGTGTATCATCAATCGGAAATTTTGGTGGCAAGGGTATTATCCCAGAGCCATTCATGTCTTACATCGTGGCAATAATCGGATTCGTTTTTTACTACTTCGCTGTTTATAACGGTGTGTGGTATATGCGAAACAAGGGGAACATTCAAGAATTGCAAGATATGGATAACACGGATAGTTAACTAAATTTGATATTTCAAAAGGAGAAATGGTCATGAAGTTATGGGGCGGGCGTTTTAGATCGGAAGAAAATAAATTAATGGAGGACTTTAATAGTTCCCTTCAGGTTGATAAAAGACTTTATTTTGAAGATATTAAAGGAGGTATTGCTCATGTAAATATGCTTGTGAAATGTGAATTGCTTACCAAGAGCGAAGGAGAAAGCATTAGAAAGTCTCTTCTTTCGATATTGGAAGATATCGAGAACGGAACATTGTTGATCGAAGGGGATTTTGAGGATATTCATAGTTTTGTTGAAGCAACCT
Coding sequences within:
- a CDS encoding APC family permease, with amino-acid sequence MNQEQYLKKKMGFWSLTALSLGGIIGSSWLFGPWNTAKMAGPAAIMSWVIAAFVITLIALVYAELARVRPETGGLGRYPLYSHGRLLATVTSYSIWLGYCATAPVESSGVIQYANEFWPGLYDISKEQLTTTGILAATVLMVFFVVVNYFGVKLFAVTNTIITTIKFLVPVLTIIAFFMTGFHEENYTSHGFAPNGYGAGLSAILTSGIFFAYTGFGNVVMMSGEVVNPRRNIPLALITSLGVSAILYALLQIVFIGAVPPEMLANGWSGIKFDSPFANLALMANMVWLSWTITADAMISPTGSALAYTAGTSRHVFGMAKSRFLPSYFGTINKKFGVPTRALTLNFLIGLLFLFPLKSWTAIVAIVGSIGIFKYASACVTVMVFRKVGLTKDNGIPGMNFIAPLAFVFATLLIYWTNWSRIQLAIWGLAIGIVGYLITHFINKHKSIEIIGGIYLVIYILMLVGVSSIGNFGGKGIIPEPFMSYIVAIIGFVFYYFAVYNGVWYMRNKGNIQELQDMDNTDS